A window from Mycobacterium saskatchewanense encodes these proteins:
- a CDS encoding limonene-1,2-epoxide hydrolase family protein, producing the protein MTELTGTAVTNTRVVEGFLNALQDADYDTADAALDDNLVYENVGLPTIHGRARAMKLFRQMDGRAAFEVKIHRIASDGAAVLTERTDALIFGRLRLQFWVCGVFEVHDGRITLWRDYFDFFDILKATARGVAGLVVPSLKASF; encoded by the coding sequence ATGACCGAGCTGACTGGGACGGCGGTGACGAACACGCGCGTCGTCGAGGGATTTCTGAACGCCCTGCAGGACGCCGATTACGACACCGCAGATGCTGCACTGGACGACAACCTCGTCTACGAGAATGTCGGCCTGCCGACCATCCACGGCCGCGCCAGAGCCATGAAACTGTTCCGTCAGATGGACGGGCGCGCCGCCTTCGAGGTGAAGATCCACCGGATCGCCTCCGACGGGGCCGCGGTGCTCACCGAGCGGACCGACGCGCTGATTTTCGGCCGGCTACGACTCCAGTTCTGGGTGTGCGGTGTGTTCGAGGTGCACGACGGGCGAATCACGCTGTGGCGCGATTACTTCGACTTCTTCGACATACTGAAGGCGACGGCGCGGGGCGTGGCCGGGCTGGTGGTGCCGTCGCTCAAAGCGTCGTTCTAG